A segment of the Necator americanus strain Aroian chromosome IV, whole genome shotgun sequence genome:
CGCAGAAGTCAACACTGTAATCCTCTCGGTGAATCATCCCCACCGGGGcatctatagtcgggtcaaaacgacatgaatcacggacaattgcgcaagcggctgcgcaattgcctcgaagcggtgtggtggagacagcggttaaAATCCAAGTGGGACCGTGgcgaaattcgaaatttcgTAGTGAGGATCcttaccgccacccatctctccgatcccaaccgctacgctccaccgcgccgcttcgagcgcagccgcttgcgcaactgttcgtgcttcatgtcgctttgactcaactatacaTATCCAACTATGTCCCTGTGAAATCAAAGCTAAAGTGGTCCCATTAGGAAGTCTCACTGAAATGTTGGTAAAAACCAGTAAACCCCTACCGTGCGAGTACATAATAGCTGAGGAGCAAAAGCAAATCTTGTAAACATCTAATATTTGAAATGATGGGAAGAAGTATTTTACCACAATTTTAGACGTCTTGTGCGTTGATAGTAAGAGGAATTCCATAGACATCTCATTCTTGACGTCCTTCATACGCAACAGGAGATGAGTTTGAGAGAATGTCACTATCTAtcgttggttttgttgttgtcCTTGCTCTACCTCGGTGGCACGGTTGGAGTCCTAAGTATTCAATATCTGCATTCTGACAATATAATGAACGTCTGTTTGGTGTGTCTTAGTGCGCTCCTCCTTCTACGCTAGTCTTTTTGTGGTGATTTTTAACGCTTCCCATTCCATGTTACGATTCGCACATTGCAGTGAAAATATGTAACATTTGCATCCATTAGCGATTTGTAAGTTTCAGAAATTCTCCAGGAAGTGTGATAAGAAATCGAGGTGATGTCATGGACTTTTCTCAttgtgttaattttttttttaaatttgtaaatAGTTGAATTGGGATTTGCTTTGACCGTTCATTTTCCCTAgtaactttttgttttcatcttccACCACTTTTGTTTTTCCCGCTCTTCTCGTTGCGGCGCGCCGTGAGGTGTATAATAGACCTAACGTATCCGTTCGTTGCTAGGCTCGTTTGATGTGATCTTCTCGCTTCCGCTCTGCGGTCATCTCAACCTCGTGCTCCTTGGAATAACCGCGACGGGATACGATTTCGTATCGATTGTTGATGTTTCTTTGAGAATATCGACTGGTCGATTGTCATTTCACCATTCGATGCGGccaacttttttattgatgcgatcggattttttttatgacaggtttatgttttttttttctgtagtgtACTGCAGTCTTGAGCATTTGTGACCAATTCAGCAATATCACACGTTCGATAATAAGTTCGTTGTGTTCTTTAATCGTTTCTTCCTTGTAAGAACTGATCAATCATTATTTTTGACTCTTTAGTTCAGGTTTCGTTGTTCTCACATCCACACATTGCCATTCTGATAGCTATCAAATTCTAATCTGATGTCAGCAATTGATGAATGTAAGCAAGAGAAGAATAGTGTGCTGAATACGCACAATGAGACAAGAGGCTTCCAAGTGGTGAGCCTTTCTTGACTTCACTTTAAAACTCGCTACCAGATAAGCAGAAAGACTTTTTTAACCAAGAATACCAACGATACCACTTTCTAAATAATTACCGGATGGGTCAATTGCAAAGTAATTGAATAGAAATCATTAAGGAAAGAGGACGAGCTGTGGATAGCCCTCTGGGTCAGCTCGATCCTTCCAGAATCACACATATGGTTGTTGATCAAGCTGGATTGGGCGCATCAGCTGAACACTGCAGTAGTAGCGGTTTCATTGCAGGACCACCGCAGCAGGTTTGATTTTGGAAGTAGTTCTAAATTTCGCAGTCTTTCTAAGTATGCTTTTTGAGGTTGTTTGTAAGTTGCCTTAGTAATCATATctagaagaaagtaaaatattgGGAGATAAAGGATATTTTTTGACAGGGCTTTTTTTAACAATATCCTTGTCCACTAAGAACTGTGGAGgtgtacaagcaagtattttTGATGATATTAGGAGACTTTCAAGGCGTTGAAAGTTTTGGGCCCCAAGCCAGAGTGCCCAACATTATTCTTCAAAGCAAATTATTCATATCTAGAAATAATCCATATACTTGTGTTTTAGCATTGGACTTGTTCCTCTCCAGCAGCAGCTCCTATCATGTCTACTCTCTCCAGAGGTGTGGtccttttttccacttttttgccTACTTGATGGTTTACTGATTTGCCATTACCTTGTGTAACAGAATCCTGTCCATTTTGAAGATTGCCAAAGAGCGTAAAGTCGTATCACAAATGTTTGTCACTCATTTAAAgatatcaccccacgaatctggcgtgacggcccggaggatgaaGCTTCGAGCTTTCCAGTGCGCTGTTGTCTACAaagagttgtattggagcgcgctagccttgtgaacgcgccgcatcttccaggccttttttacggtgattaggaagaggtgaacggaatcaccctcttcctcacaatctacgaccccgtgtaagcataacccacccgAAACCctcaccaccccagatttgtgaggtgaggcgtttaaatattattatctCAGGTTCCTGAATCGTCAAATTCTCTCTCAGTGATTCTTTCGACTCTAGTTTTGACGATAGTTTTACCATCTTGGAacttcttgtttgttttcttcgctAGTTGTCCGCGGTGTTCATCTAGTTCCCCGATTTTGTGAAATTCGAAGGATTTCATGGATTCTTAAGGTTCTTGGGGTATTTAAGATAGCACAATCGCGGCGTTAATTCTTGACATTAGAGTTTCGAATCGTACACTTGCAAATTTAGCGCTGAGAAATACTCGGAGTTCTGTAGAGAACAGAAGATAACCCTTTAATAgagatatttgaaaatgagTGTATTATGGTCTTAAACGCTTTGGTTTCCTACTGAAAGTTAGTCATACATTGTAGCCGAGTTATCTGACAACATACAAACTCTGTCactctttcttttgttcttctgaGTTTTTGGCGCAAAGTATTCCTTGACTctcatttttactttcataGTGCTTTTTGTTATTGCTAACAAAAGAGTTGTAGTttaattcttttgtttctttttatttcgaaGATAGGTAATGCTCGCTTAATTTCTAGACCCCTCACTCTTGTAGCGAGCATATGTTAGAGCAGCACCGAGAActgagaagagaaagaggaggCAGCAGTTGTGGAAGGGAATGCCCCTACACACAAACACGACGAGTCGTGGTGCAGACGAAGACATGCAGAGTGCGCGGCAGGAACGCAGAGCAGGCTGGATTGGATCCTCTCCTGTCCCTGCTTTCTCTTTATAACCACGATTTTATAAACTCCTCGAGAGTTTCGAATTATTGCACGTCCCGCTTTCTATATGATTGATTTTCTGTACTGCTAAAAATCGATGGCTTCCGGTCAGACGTTGCATGGCTACCCGTTCCCCTCTATGTAGGTATACGAACCCTTGTAATGGAGTGGGGGTGTTGTGTTTCGGGTAGGATTCTATTCGTTCGGTACTAGTTACGAAGCGGAAGATAAAAcgactgttttgtttttgtttcactgTTTTGTATTTACTTTTGCCACATCTTAATCATTCTGGTCTAACCTCAATGTcacctatttttgtttttaatttccattttttggtCTTTTCAAAACTATGGTAGCAAACTCTTGAACAAATTACTCAATGGGTGCCCTTTCTATAATTACTTTGGTAGAACTGTGTTGGAAGAGTCatccattttcttttggatCGCAACCTACTGAAAACTGCCCGAATTGTGTAACTTGGTATTAATTTGtagaatttctgcaaattatgttctgaaaaataaacaataaataaatatatctgTCTGGTTCCACACAGCTCCACATTCCAATGCCTTTAAAATCGTGCaacgaattttaaaaaaatgcgatgataactgctgttttttttaacacggAGCCTTCCTATGATATCTCTTCTGTGCGGTGATTCCAAGGTAAGAGGTTCAGCATAGTTGTTTCTGGTAGTTTTTCAATCTCACATTCCTTCGacaagctcttttttttcttgaaagtgCTTTGTATGAGTGGTACACCTACATGCCTCATCGGGTTTTCTGTCATTAGACATCGATTTCGTTAACCTAcgtttttatcttattttctatGTCGAGTACCCATTGGAACCTAAATGGCTCCTCAGCACTACCTTTAAAAATAAGTGATGGTCTGACTCCTAAGAAACAATTTCTGGAGGGATACCTCCAATGGGCATGGATCTGAGCGGGGCCGAGTCCATCTCTTACGCGTATAGCCTGTCTCGGTCGTGTAATACGAACTACACGTCATGGAAACGTCTATAAATTAGCCCGCCTATGatacagaaaaagaacttcCTAGTGTTCGAAATATACACACTATCGGAGATGAAATCTCAATTCCTATTAAGTGACTTAGGACATTGAATTAAGCTATGCTATACGATTATTAAATAGACGCTGGACATGTAGCAGTTTTGTCTACATATGCCACCGCAAATTAGCGGCATTTTGTAATCGTTGGCTTTCCTTGTTGCGCTGATTAACATTTCGTTCAGAACCCTATAGTTCTTCTGCCTGAAGCAAATTTTTGGCACATTTGGGGAAGGAAAAACATGTTGAGAGAATATAGTCGTCGATAAAAACCTGAATTCATTCTTTTGGTGTACGCTCGTTTAAACGAGAAAAACTCAACAGACAATATTCCCTATCAATGAGTCTCGACTAGTACAACTTAGCATGAGCATGTGCACACTCAATACATTCTCCCCACTCTTCGCATAGCTTTAACAActtgtttcttattttagaTAGTATTCTGTGTTGGACTACAAGTTgtagcaattaaaaaaaagttagagttAGAAGCTCTTCAGGTTTTCAAGATCTGAAAGCTGGTGCTTCCcaagttttccaaaaaagtaaTATCATTAAGGGTTAAAAAACCTGTTCGAGATAGGAGATGAAGAGTGTTTGCTAACTTACATGTTTCATGGTTCACTTGCTGCGCTTAGAGGATTTGCGGGTGTTCAGCATTCGCCAAAGGTCCGTTGAAGTATGTGCACCGTCTTAATGGCCAGTGTTGCCTGGGCGTCGCATCCTGTTGGGCGCACTTATCCTGGAACATTGTCTATAAAATTGAGCACACTCTTTTCTTTGGTCAACATCTTATTCTGTATAGTGCTGGTTTTATGGCATTGCTTTAgcttatggttttttttttcagaaggacTAGTCTTTAATGCGGTTGTGTTGGCTGAGTATACCCTTTGCAACTTCCCTGCTTTTCAATTCTCCTACTTCCCGTCGTTGAAGAGTTTTGTTGTATGATTTCgtggattatttttattctagttATGGATGGGTGTGGCCAAATGCAACCCCGAATGGGTACTCCTACGAATGCTATGCATATGCAGCAAGGTAAGCTTGCGGGAAAGGAATACGACTTTGAGTATCATGTTTGTTCCCAGGAACCATTAGCAGTCCATCAATAGGAAGTGCTCCCATGACACCTCAACACATGGTGCAGCATCAGCAGCAAGCCATGGTGCAAGGCCAACAAACTCCTACGGGCCAGTTTGATCAAACTGGAAGATTTGCGCAGCATCAGCAAGGATATCTTCAGGGTGTTCCAGAAAGTCCAGGTTTAGCAATATCATCTTCCACTACTTTATACAAGATCCCCTTAGTTTCTGATCCTGGATACAGTTCTTCAGGAAACAATTTGATATTTGGAGCGGTATTAGCCTGAGTATTTATAAATATAGCATACTAGTACTCAGAAGTCGAAGATGCTTTACCATCTTGAAATAATGCGTACTCTGatcatctttttttgaggCTCTGTGCAGCAGCAGAAGGTGATGAATGGTTCTGGTGGTCAACCTGATAACTCTTCCGGAATGGTGCACACTAGACAACAAATGATGATAGGTCAGCAGCAACAAATAATCAACctccaacaacaacagcaaatgATGAGCCAGCAACAACCTATAATTGGTCAACAGGTCAGGTtccggtgattttttttctttgctcggTGAATATCTATTCTTTTATTCCTGTAGCTTAAAGGGTTTTCTTTAgtgttctaatttttcttctactataACATTCTAATATAATTCTAATTTGAGAATCTAtcggctttttttaaatcatagcTTTCAGTACATCTCTGTACTGAAAGGTGTAAAGAGCCGGGTAACGCCGGTCATATACACTGGTAGCTGGTTTTTGTTCTGCATGGATTAAGTATTGAGCATAGGTGCAATAAGAAGGACCCGGGTCCTCtacaggtgaagggggtctagttcatggggtgcagctcaagtgataaGGATTCCTTCACTAGCCGTAAAAAGGGAAGGgttcggagcaccggctccgactatctcATATGTGGCagtaattatatatatatatatatatatatatataatgcatagtataaaataataaaataacatgtatataatatagtaatatcaGGAGTAtctggaaaacaaaataaggaGATAAATTTAAACTAATTTATTTGAATGCTTAAGTCAGAAATacatttctaggattttaaTTGTAAAGTGCCTCTGCAAACACTTCGttgtattttgatttttaacgATTGATTTCAGAGTATTTTGTTTAAATAAACCGCCGAGTAGATCATTGATAACATATTTCGTTTTAAAATATGGGGAAAAATTCCTCTGCCCCCTCATCTTTAGATCTTGAAAGAGTCTTATACAGTTGGGAgtgcaagaaaataaagtCGTTTATTACAGCCCCTACTTCTTTCGATGCTCATTGCAAAGCAATAAAGtacattttttataatttacgGGTATTTTATGAACACTTTCTTGGTAGTTTTTCAACTGTGCGATGAAACTGCGCCAACTCCGACGCAAaatctattaaaggcatcaccccacgaatctgaggtggtgcagatttcaggtggagtattcgtatacgggatgggagactacggaaagggagaagattccgtccatttcttactaattgccgtaaaaaacggcccggaagatgcggcgccgcacaaggctggcgcgctccagtcgaactccttgtagaaaatagtgcgctagaacgactgaagccgtatcttccgggccgttttttacgacaattaggaagaaatggacggaatcacccccctctctttaatctacgatcccgtatgcgaatactccacctgaaatccgtgccacttcagattcgtggggtgatgcctttaagcagtttcttcttctttcaaccGACGAATAACGAAATATTCTGGTGTTGTGTCTGCAGCTGATAGATTACAAGGTGCAGGACACAGTTATCAAAAAACGGTATTCTAAGCAAGTAGGATTTGGTGTTCAATGATTggtattattttcaaaaatctactCTATTGTTGCAAGGTCGTAACGTGAAGACGACCCAGTAAGCTCCACCCATCTCATACGAAAAATATGCGAAGGACCGAGATTGAACCATTGCATCCATGCAAAGAAGTACGTGAAGTAAAGCCGGCCACTATTTGAAATCTGAATAATGGAACTCAACCTggtaaaatttcaataatcGCCACGTTTGTTTTCAGCGTACGACAAAACCCCGGCAAGCTTTTCGCTGAGCCTAACAAAACGGTGCCTAGAAATCAATGAGTCGATATTTTTGCTCAAGGTGATTGTCACATTCGCACACGGTGGTCTGCTAAAGAAGGAATTAGCAAGTTATACTGACCTCGAAAGAAGATGCATATAAGTCGATAAATCTATAAAATTGATCTCTCGATGATTGTCGCTGTCGAGGTTAGGGCCGTATATAGACGTTAAAATACCTCGAGCGTTTCTGACGAATAACGACGGCCAATTCCCGAAGCCGAGTAACGATTGTGCAACATTCCATGAGAATCCCACCAGCAACTGAGCAGAATCCTTTGTTGGTGTAGGCAACCTTTGTGTTCGTCTTGAGGTGGTTCGCTCCAGACCTTCCACTAGCGATGTCGCGTATATTTGACTGGGGGTCTCAACTCTCGTCTCCAACACTGTGTCTTTGAGAAAGTGCTTACTGTGTATGAAGTAACGATTCACAGACTCTGATCCTTAATGCGTTGTTTAAATCACATATTTTTGTGCTACTCAGTCGTGGCAACTTTACATCAGCCAAAGTCGTGAATGTGATTGACGACGGTTTTCTAGTCGCACCCAAGTTTCCTCGATAAATCGTGAGTAGTGACACACTGAAACTGATTGGGCtcgaaggcatcaccccacgaatctgacgtggtatggattttcgaggGCCAAAGACTATACCGGGGCAGAGATTTAAACAGACGGCTTAGGAATATAGTTCCTTGCGACGTcatctgttgcaatgcgccacccttgcgctcCGCCTCCAcatgcgattcgtcgaaaatccgtTCGGATGCCCCAGggtaattcatttcatttcacgaaTGGCAGACGAAGCCGGAGCGCAAgcgtggcgcgttgcaatagaggacgtcgtgaggaaccgcattccgaagccgtcttaTTACTGCGAtgcagggagaggtgagccaGATCCCACCCGCTTCTGCAATCAACactcccgtatagtcttttgccctcggaaatccataccacgtcagattcatgggctGGCGCctataattccttttttttaaattttccttcCAATACGTTTTTCCTGTACAGAAGCTCTGACGGCAACTAAGAATCGTGTGTTGAGAGGTTATGTCTTCTTGATTCAGCTGCGTTTGTCCGAATATGACCTTATaggaactcatt
Coding sequences within it:
- a CDS encoding hypothetical protein (NECATOR_CHRIV.G15375.T1) → MSAIDECKQEKNSVLNTHNETRGFQVERGRAVDSPLGQLDPSRITHMVVDQAGLGASAEHCSSSGFIAGPPQQHWTCSSPAAAPIMSTLSRVMDGCGQMQPRMGTPTNAMHMQQGTISSPSIGSAPMTPQHMVQHQQQAMVQGQQTPTGQFDQTGRFAQHQQGYLQGVPESPGSVQQQKVMNGSGGQPDNSSGMVHTRQQMMIGQQQQIINLQQQQQMMSQQQPIIGQQMMVPQQMTMMDASSQQYYAQQNPQAQWTQQQQMQQTQFVRQPQMIGPQVGQRVMVQRVLYPSGPAVSYPWPLGALLFPFMTPPRVYFLLRSPQVGSMPFSESENAHANGC
- a CDS encoding hypothetical protein (NECATOR_CHRIV.G15375.T3); this encodes MNERGRAVDSPLGQLDPSRITHMVVDQAGLGASAEHCSSSGFIAGPPQQHWTCSSPAAAPIMSTLSRVMDGCGQMQPRMGTPTNAMHMQQGTISSPSIGSAPMTPQHMVQHQQQAMVQGQQTPTGQFDQTGRFAQHQQGYLQGVPESPGSVQQQKVMNGSGGQPDNSSGMVHTRQQMMIGQQQQIINLQQQQQMMSQQQPIIGQQMMVPQQMTMMDASSQQYYAQQNPQAQWTQQQQMQQTQFVRQPQMIGPQVGQRVMVQRVLYPSGPGILLRNNRLNFPNNFRRHAKWLAEI
- a CDS encoding hypothetical protein (NECATOR_CHRIV.G15375.T2); this encodes MSAIDECKQEKNSVLNTHNETRGFQVERGRAVDSPLGQLDPSRITHMVVDQAGLGASAEHCSSSGFIAGPPQQHWTCSSPAAAPIMSTLSRVMDGCGQMQPRMGTPTNAMHMQQGTISSPSIGSAPMTPQHMVQHQQQAMVQGQQTPTGQFDQTGRFAQHQQGYLQGVPESPGSVQQQKVMNGSGGQPDNSSGMVHTRQQMMIGQQQQIINLQQQQQMMSQQQPIIGQQMMVPQQMTMMDASSQQYYAQQNPQAQWTQQQQMQQTQFVRQPQMIGPQVGQRVMVQRVLYPSGPGILLRNNRLNFPNNFRRHAKWLAEI